The Sulfuricurvum sp. IAE1 DNA segment TCGATCACCGACCTGCACCCGCGCGCCCGCCAGCCGATGCGGCGGGGGAAGGTACTGCTGAGCTTCAACGGCGAGATTTACAACCATGCGCGGCTGCGGGAAAAACTGGGGGGAGAATGGGAAACCCGCAGCGATACGGAGGTGTTGCTGCGTGCCTACGAAACGTGGGGGATCGAATGCCTGGAACATCTGGAAGGGATGTTCGCCTTCGCCCTGCTCGATGGGGATAAACTCTACCTCGCCCGCGACCGTTTCGGCAAAAAACCCCTCTTCTACCATCGGGGGGAGAGGGGCTTTTTTTTCGCTTCGGAGATCAAGGCGCTCAAACCCTTTCTCCCTTCGCTCAGGCTCAATTCCGAAGCCCTGCATTCGTACCTTTCTTTCCTGGCCCCCGTTCCTCCCCATACGTTTTACGATGGCATAGAGAAGCTCGAAGCGGGGGAGTGGCTGTGCTATGAACACGGGAAACTGACCCGCCGGCGCTATTACAGCCTCCTTGATGCCCCCTCTTCGGCCCTGACGTCGTTCGAGGAAGCGATCGAAGCGCTTGACGAACACCTTCACCGTTCGGTGGCGATGCGCCTCCCCGGCGAAGTTCCCGCCGCCGCGCTCCTTTCGGGCGGGCTAGACAGCGCGATGATCTGCGCCGTGGCGGCGTCGCAGGGGACGAAACTCCCCGTCTTCACGCTCGGCTACGACGAATACGGCGGCTACGACGAGCGTTCCAATGCCGCCCAAACCGCCCGCCACCTTGGGCTTGAACACACCGAAGTAGTGATGTCACGGAGCGATTTCGATGCGCATCTCGATGGGATGCTCGACCATATGGACGAGCCTCTAAACGATCCTGCGGCGCTGCCGCTGTACCTTCTGATGCGGCGCATCGCCTCGGAAGGGTACAAAGTGGTGTTCAGCGGCGAAGGGAGCGACGAGCTTTTTTTGGGATACCGGCAGTATTTCGAATACCTCGATATCGAAAATGCCGCTTCGCTCCATCACAAAAACTGGCTCAAAAAATATTTCCACGCCCATTTTTCGATGAACCGCGAATGGGAATGGTACAAACGGGTATTCGACGATACCCTGCTGTTCCGTACTTCGGGGGAAAAGTTCACCGACTTGCAGCAGAACATGCTGCTGCGGCGTAACGTCCGCGACAACGAATCGCTGCGCTTTTTATCCCCTTACCGGGAGCTTTTTGAACGCAGTTTCCATACCCATCCGGCCCAATGGTACGGCTACATCGATCTGAAACTGTTCGTCGCGGAACATTTCCTCTCCAAGCTCGATCGGGTGTCGATGGCCCATACAATCGAGGCGCGGACCCCGTTTCTCGATCATGCTTTGGCGGAAACGGCCTTTTCGGTCGATCCGTCGGTCAGGATCGGGGAGGGGAAAACGAAGCGGCTGCTCAAAGAGGCGGCACGCCGCTACCTTCCCGATGAAATCATATACCGGAAGAAAAAAGGGTTTTCCAACCCTTACATGGAGTGGCTGATCGCCTCGGGGAGGATCGGCCTCATCGTCGAAGTGAACGACCAGACGGGGCTTTTCCGCCCCGAAGTGGTGGAAAAATACATCGATATGGCGCGCCGGGGACGCTTCAAGCAGCACGTCTGGGGACTTTATGTCCTTTCGCACTGGCTGAAACGGGAGATGTTATAACGTTTTCTTTTGCTCCATCAGTAAAGCGAGTTCGAGGGTTCCGCTGATGTAATTGGCGAAAAAAGTCATGATCCCCTCGTCGGTTTCGGCGAAATCGCCGCTGTATTTGTTCAAGAGCTGGATGACGCCGATCACTTCCTGCATCGAACTGAAAATCGGGACGGCGAGGATATTGCGGGTCACGAAACCGCTTTTTTCATCGATTTTGACCAGGAAATTGGGATGTTCGTACGGATCGTTCACCCGCTGGGCCGCCTTGGCCCTCACCGTCTCCCCCACGATGCCCGCATCGATGCCGATGGCGATCCGCCCGATGCCGTCGGAGAGCTTCGTCCAGAGCATTTTCGCGTCGTAATCGACGATGAAGATTGAACAGCGTTCCGCCCCCACGATCGCCTTGGCCTCTTCGGCGATGGTGGGGAGGGTATTCTCGATCTGCTCGAGCGAAGAGAGTTTTTTGCCGAAATCGGCGATCCGTTTGTACATTTCCAGGCTCATTCGATCCCCTTTGCCAGCAGTGTCGCTTCGTCGTCGAACAAAATGGCCAGTTCGAGGTAACCGCTGATGTAATGGGCGAAAAAGATCATGAAACGGGCATCTTCGCGGTCGAATCCCCCCTCTTTGTTCAGGAGCTGGAACACCCCGATGATTTGGCGGTTCGAATCGAAAATCGGGATTGAAGCGATGTTTTTCGTCACGAAACCCGTTTTTTTGTCGATCAGGGGGAGAAACCGGGGATCCTCGTAAGGATCGTTGACGAGCAGAGGCTTGCCCTCTTTGACCGTATGGCCGACGATCCCGTCGTCTTTGTGAACCATGATCTTCCCCGTTCCGTCGGAGAGGGTGGTCCAGAGCATCTGGATTTTGGGATTGTAGACGAAAATCGAGCACCGTTCGGCACCGATGGCCTGCTTGGCGTATTCGGAGATCATCGGAAGCCCCTCTTGCAGGGAAGGGCGGTTGAGCAGCGCACGGCCGAATTCGGCAAGCGCGCTGTACGACGGTGCTGGGGTCATGCATGCTCCTTGGGTAAACGTTGGTAATCGTATCAGGACGAAGCTAAAAAAAAACTCAATGGGTAAGACAGAAAAACGGGAGAGACGAAAAATCAGGTTGGGAAAAGACGAATGTCGCCGAAGGAGCTTCGGCCCCTTCGGCGTCGAAAGAATATCTTAGAGGTTGTGCGCTTTTTTGTACTCGACGATCATCGCGTACGCTTCGTCTTTGAGAAGCAGTTTCTCTTTTTTGAGTTTTTCGATTTCGAGATCACTCATCGGAACTTCGCCGTTTTCGGCTTTGGCGATCTGGTCGTCAAGTTCGTTGTGGCGGTCGAAAATTTTCAAAAAGTGGGCATTCGCCGCATCGTTTTGTTTCATATGGGTGATGATGTCGCGGTATTCGTGTAGCATCGGGATTCCTTATCGGATGGATTTTCGAAATTTTACCACTTCTTATTTTAAAATACGCGGAAGGGTGATCCCCTCTTGCCCCTGATACTTTCCGCTTTTGTCTTTATAGCTCGTTTCGCACATTTCGTCACCCTGCAAAAACAGTACCTGGGCGATCCCCTCGTTGGCATAGATTTTGGCGGGAAGCGGGGTCGTGTTGGAGATCTCGATCGTGATGTGCCCTTCGAATTCGGGTTCGAAAGGGGTTACGTTGACGATGATGCCGCAGCGGGCGTAGGTCGATTTCCCCAGACAGATCGCCAGGACGTCGCGGGGGATTTTGAAATACTCCACCGTGCGGGCGAGGGCAAACGAGTTGGGGGGGACGATACAGACGTCGCCGGTGAAATCGACGACGTTCGCATCGTCGAAATGTTTGGGGTCGACGACCGTCGAGTTGAGGTTGGTAAAGATCTTGAACTCGTTGCTCACCCGGATGTCGTAACCGTACGAACTAAGCCCGTAACTGACGACGCCGACGCCGACCTGATCTTCGCAAAAAGGGGTGATCATCTCCTCTTTGAGCGCTTTTTCCCGAATCCATCCGTCGCTTTTAAGACCCATGCTATATCCGTTGTTAAAATAATTTGTGGTAGTATAGCACATCTCTTACCCTACTTTTAGGAGCTTTTTTCGATGGATATGAAACAAATCAAAAGCCTTTTGCAAGAGTTTGACGCCAGTACTCTTTCAAAATTGAAAATCACTCAGGACTCTTTTTCAATCGAACTGGAAAAAAACACGGGTGTCGTTGCGGCACCGGTTATGGCGGCCGCTCCCGCGGCGGTTGCGGCGGCTCCGGTTGCGGCGGTTGCCCCTTCGGCACCGGCTGAAGCGGCGGCTCCGGCGGCGGCCCATACGGGCGACATGATCGTTTCTCCGATGGTAGGGACATACTACGCGGCCCCTTCGCCCGATTCGGCTCCGTTTGTCAAAGTCGGCGACCGCATCAAAAAAGGGCAGGTCATCGCAATCCTCGAAGCGATGAAAATCATGAACGAGCTCGAAGCCGAATTCGATTGCAAAATCGTCAGCGTCCTCGTTTCCGACGGTCAGGCGGTTGAATACGATATGCCACTTTTCGCGGTCGAGAAACTCTAATCATGGCGGAAATCAAACGTATTCTTGTGGCCAACCGGGGTGAAATCGCCCTGCGTGCCATCCGTACCATCAAAGAGATGGGTAAAGAAGCGGTCGCCGTCTATTCGACGGCCGATAAAGACGCCTCTTACCTGAAGCTTGCCGACGCGGCGATCTGCATCGGGGGGGCGCCCAGCTCCCAGAGCTACCTGAACATCCCCTCCATCATCGCCGCCGCCGAAATCAGCGGATGCGACGCCGTTTTCCCCGGATACGGGTTTTTGAGCGAAAACCAGCACTTCGTCGAAATCTGTACCCATCACGGGATCAAATTTATCGGACCGACCCCCGAAGTCATGGTGATGATGTCGGACAAGTCGAAAGCCAAAGAGGTGATGATCGCCGCGGGCGTTCCGGTCGTTCCGGGGTCTGACGGTGCGATCAAAGATATCGCCGAAGCGAAAGTGCGCGCCAAAGAGGTCGGTTACCCGGTCATCCTTAAAGCGGCCGCCGGCGGCGGCGGACGCGGAATGCGCGTCGTCGAAGACGAAAGTTATATCGAAAACGCGTTCCTCGCGGCCGAAGCCGAAGCGATCAGCGCGTTCGGCGACGGTACGATCTATATGGAGAAATTCATCAAAAACCCGCGCCACATCGAAGTGCAGGTGATCGCCGACAGCCACGGCAACGTGCTCCACATCGGCGAACGCGACTGCTCGATGCAGCGCCGCCACCAGAAGCTGATCGAGGAATCCCCCGCGGTCGCGCTGACTCCCGAAGTTCGCGCCGAGCTTCACGCTTCAGCGGTACGTGCGACCAAATACATCAAGTACGAAGGGGCGGGTACCTTCGAGTATCTGCTTGATGCCGATAAAAATTTCTACTTTATGGAAATGAACACCCGTCTACAGGTCGAGCACTGCGTCTCCGAAATGGTCAGCGGCCTGGATCTGATCGAGATGATGATCCGTGTTGCCGAAGGCGAAGCGCTCCCTAGCCAGGAGAGCGTCGTACTGAGCGGCCACTCTATCGAGTGCCGGATTACCGCCGAAGATCCGGTTAAATTCCTCCCATGCCCGGGCAAGATCACCCAGTGGATTGCCCCGGGAGGACGCAACGTGCGGATCGACACCCACGCGCATGCGGGATACATTGTTCCGCCGACGTATGATTCGATGATCGGAAAACTGATCGTTCACGGCAAAGACCGCAACGATGCGATCGAGCGGATGCACCGCGCGCTGAGCGAGTTTATCATTACCGGGATCAAAACGACAATCCCTTTCCATCTCAAAATGATGAAAAACCCCGATTTCGTATCGAACAACTTCGATACCAAATACCTCGAGCGCTACAACGGCTAACGCCGGCGCCCGCTTTTCCTCACCCCTTTTTACTCTTTTTTACGTAAATTTTACAATTTTGCAGTAACCTGATAGGATAGATTATGATTCTTGAATAAAGGGTGTCAATGAAGAACTGGAGTATCTCCCAAAAGGTCCATATTCCGCTTGTGGCGTCGATTGCGATCGGGTTTGTGATCGTACTGCTCAATTACTGGGTATCGGTCGATCAGATCCGCGAAAACGTCTACGCGGCGCAGAGCAAAGAGATGACGACGGTGTACGAAGAGGCGATCGAAGCGAAAAAAAACGTCGGAATCACTAATGCGATCAGCATTTCCAAAAACAGCGCGATTATCGGCGGCCTGGCCACGGGGAACCGTGAACAGACCCTCGCGAGCCTGAAGTCGTTGTCCAAAGAGTTCAAGGAAAATACCAAGTTCGGCAATATTAAAATACACGTCCACGACCGTGACGTGCGGAGTTTCCTGCGGGCATAGAAGCCTGAAAAATACGGCGACGACCTTTCGGGATTCCGTAAAACGATCCTAGCCGTCAAGGAGACGCGCAAGCCTCTGGTCGCAATCGAGATCGGGGTTGCGGGACTCGAGCTTCGCGGGATCGCTCCGATCACGTCCAATGGCGAGTACATCGGCTCGGTGGAGTTCATGCAGGGGCTTAATTCGGTGGTCAAGGACCTGCGCCAGAACTTCGGAACCGAAGTGATCGTCGCGATCGACAACCGACATCTCGATACCGCCAACGAGCTTGAAAAAGCGCCTAAGGTGGGCAGTGCCCATACCCTCGCGGTGAAAGAAGACGTTGTCGACAAATCGTTTCTCGCCGAGCTTGGATCGGCTACGTTCGACCCTGCCTCAGGTCCTTTCGTGACCGAGGGATACTACGTCACCCCCATCGCGATCAGCGATTTCTCGGGCGAGCGTATCGGGTATGCGTTTTCGGGCAAAAAGCTTGAAACGGTCGAAGCGCTCGTGAACGAATCGGAAAATTCGCTTCTTCGCCAGGTCGTGATTATGGCCCTTGTCGACGTCGTCATCCTCTTTTTGCTCATCGCGATCATCCGTCGCGCCGTTACGGGACCGATCGAGCATCTCGATGAGATCGCGCAGGAACTTGCCAGCGGCGATGCGGACCTGAGCAAACGGCTGCGCGTCACCTCGCGCGACGAGATCGGCAAGGCGGCGGAGAGTTTCAACGTCTTTATCGAAAAAGTCGAGGCGATCGCGCGCGAAGCTCAACAGCAGGCGGCCGAAGCCTCCGAGGCCAAAGCCCGTACCGAAGAGCAGGTGCGCAAGATTCAGATGTCGCTCGCACTCGCGCACGGCATGATCGGCGGAACGATCGACAATGCCGGAAGTCTGCGCAACAGCCTCGAGAGCAGCATTGAAGATCTCAACGACGTCAATGCCCTCAATGCCGAAACCGGGGTGGTCGTCGATCAGGTGAGTGCGCAGACCGATGCGATTATGGCGAGTATGACCGACATTACCGAAATGATCAACGACTCGCGGGAGAATTCCGAACAGCTCAACCACAATGTCAGCGAAATCTCCAACGTCATCACCCTGATCAAGGATATCTCCGACCAGACGAACCTTCTGGCGCTTAATGCCGCGATCGAAGCGGCGCGTGCCGGCGAGCACGGCCGCGGATTCGCCGTCGTCGCCGACGAGGTGCGCAAACTGGCCGAGCGGACCCAGAAAGCGACCAGCGAGGTGGAAGCGAACATCAGCGTCCTCAAGCAAAATTCGGTCGGGATGCTCGAAAACAGCGAACGGGTCGAGGAATATGCCGTCGATTCCGCCCGCAGACTCGACGAGTTCAAACAGGTGATGACCCGCCTGATCGAAAACGTCGAAAAAATCAAGCAGGACAACCAGACGATCAGTCACGAGATTTTCACCAATATGGCCAAAATCGATCATATGATCTTCAAGGCGCATGCTTACGAAGCGGGATTCGAAGGGAAATCTTCACACGCTTTCGGGGACCACCACGGATGCGCGCTCGGGCAGTGGTACGAACAGGGGGACGGGAAAACGGTCTTCGGCGGTACCGATGCGTACGGACGCATGAGCGGTCCGCACAAAAAAGTTCACGACGAAATCCGAAAAGCGATGGAACTGCTGGAAAAAGAGAGCGAGGGGCGGGATGAAAAGATCATCGCCTGCTTCGAGGAAGCCGAAAAAGCAAGCCGCGAACTCTTCGCGATACTCAACGACATGGTGAAGGGGTAAACCCCCTTCGCGTCATTCGGGAAGGCGGAGCACCTTGATGTCGGCGCTGAGGCGCAGCCGGGTGAAATAGTCGTTGAGGACCTGGTTCCGTTTTTCGGCCAGGATCGCGTTGGCGATTTCGGGGCGGACCGAATCGAGGTTTTCGGTCACGACGTTGATTTTGTCTTTCATGTAAAACGCCATAAAGCCGTTTTTCCCGTTGGGGAGGATCGGCCCGAAATGCCCTTCGGGGATTTTGTTGAGGATCTGGGCCAGCTGGGGGTGTATTGCCCCAAAAGCGATCGTTTCGTCTTTGCTGCGGACGTTGGGCACTTCGCGCATCGGATCGGCAATTTTGGCCTGCAGCGACTGCTGCGAATCGGCGACGTAGGTCGTCACTTCGAAACTTTCGGGGCGGGAAAACTCATCCAGGTGCAGCTGGTAGTATTCGGCCTCTTCCTCACTCGTGGGTTGACCCATTTTCGAAAAAGCGATGCTCTGATAGAGTTTTTGTCCTTTGAGCGTCTCTTCCACTTTCGTTTTGAGCTCTTTCTCACCGATTCCGCGCACCGTCTGCATCGCGTTTAGAAACTGCTCCACCGAAAGATTGTTCTGAGCCGCCATGCGGGCGATCTCTTCGCTGACTTCGGTCGGGGTGACCGTGATTTTTTTCTCCTGCGCTTCGAGCTGTTCAAGTTTTTTGCGGATCAGGGTGTCGGCACTTTGTTTGGCATTTGTGCCGCTTTGTTTCATCTCCTGTTCGATCTCATAGAGGGTGATCGGGCTGTTTTTGACCAAAACGCTCACGCCCCCGACGGGAGCGCTCCATAAAAAGGTGGCCAACACTGCCGAAAGGGTAAGGGAACGCATCGAATCTCCTGGGTCAAAGTTGTTCTATTTTACCCGCTTTTAACATAGCCTTAACTAAAATCTCGCCATTGTTTCAAAAAGGATTGTCGATGGTTGTGACCAGATTTGCCCCCAGCCCCACCGGATATTTGCATATCGGCGGTTTGCGCACCGCGTTGCTCAGCTACCTGTGGGCGCGACGCAACAACGGAAAGTTTCTGCTGCGGATCGAAGACACCGATTTCAGCCGTAACGACGAAGCGGCGGCGCGTGCCATCGTCGAAGCATTCAAATGGGTCGGATTGGAGCATGACGGGGAGATCGAATACCAGTCTTCGCGCCTCGCGATCTATCAGGAGTATGCCCAGAAGCTTCTGGACGAGGGGAAAGCCTATCGCTGCTACATGTCCAAAGAAGAGCTCGAAGCGCTTCGCGAAGAGCAGACCGCACGCAAAGAACGGCCAAAATACGACAACCGTTACCGCGATTTTACCGGCACCCCTCCCGAAGGGCGCGAAGCGGTCATCCGGATCAAAGCCCCGCTGAGCGGAACCCTCACCGTGCGTGACGGGGTCAAAGGGGATGTCGTCTTCAACGTCGAAGACATCCTGGACGATTTCATCATAGCCCGTGCCGACGGAACGCCGACGTACAATTTCGTCGTCGCCGTCGACGACGCGTTGATGGGGGTCACCGACGTCATCCGCGGGGACGACCATCTCTCCAATACCCCCAAACAGATGGTGGTTTACGAGGCACTTGGGTTTGCCGTTCCGAAGTTCTACCACGTTCCGATGATCCACAACAGCGAAGGGAAAAAACTCTCCAAACGCGACGGTGCGACCGACGTCATGGCGTATAAAGATCTGGGCTACCTTCCCGAAGCGCTGCTTAATTTCCTCGTCCGGCTGGGATGGAGCCACGGGGACCAGGAGATCTTCTCTCTCCCGGAGATGCTGGAACTCTTCGATCCCAGCGACATCAACCGTTCGGCATCGGTCTATAACGTCGAAAAACTCGACTGGCTCAATGCCCACTACATCAAAAACACCCCCAACGACAAGCTGTGCGAGCTGCTTGAATTCCACGGGGTGATGCTGGTCAGCCACGACAAGCGCGAAATTCTCCTCGATGCGGTCAAAGAGCGTTCCAAAACCCTCGTCGAGATGGCGGCTCTCATCAACGAGATCATCAACCGTCCGGCCGACTTCGACGAAGCGGCGATGAAAAAAGCCTATAAGGAGGAGAGCCCCGAAATCCTCCGTACGTTCGCCGCCGCCCTTAAAGCCTCCGAGGCGCTCCATCTCCCCAGCGACTACCACCACGTGATGGATCAGGTGGTCGCGCAGATGGGGATCGGATTCGGCAAAATCGGTCAGCCGCTTCGCCTGGCGCTGATGGGACGCCTGGCGGGCCCGGGTCTGGACAGCGTGATGGCGATCATCGGGCTGGACGAGACCCTCGCGCGCATCGACGCGCTTCTTCAGCGGTAACGAATCTCCCGCAGGCTGGGGGAGAGGTTTCTCTCCTTCGCTTCCTTCACAAACCTTTTCAAGCCTTTTTTCTCTTTTTCGCCGACGCGGTAGCTGATGTAGGTCAGATAATGGGTGATCTGTTTGGGCGTCAGCCCGCTTTTGCGGGCGGCTTCGTTCAAAATGTAGTACGGAATGCGGATTTTGGTTTTGACGAATGCGCGACTGAGGCGCTTGAGCTCGTCGGGGTGCTCATGGGTGCATAAAAGGGCAAAGACAAAAGGGAGCCCCGTTTTCTCGTGCCAGAGCCCGCCCAGATCGGAGTGTTCGCCGCCGCCGTAGTAATAGCGCAGCGCCTTGTCCCCGATCAGCACTTCCCCGTCGGTTCCGAGTATCTGGGAAAGACGGTTGGAGGTCGCCGAATCGGCATCTTTTTTGAGGGTGTTCGAGGGGAGGGAGAGGACGCTCAACACCTCTTTTTGCGCCACGATCCCGACGCCGAAATGGCGACAGTTTTTGGCGGTGATGCTCGAGATGAACGCCGCGTCGATCCGCCGCATGGCAAAATCGCGGTTAAGGGCCGAGGGGACCCCCCGGTGGTAGTGGAGAATCTGATGGAACCGGAGCGTCCGTGCGTAGCGTTTGATAAAAACGTGGAAGGGCAAAAGGTTCAAAAAATCGATTTTTCCGAAGATCACGGGGGTCCCTCTTGTGGAATCAAAAAAATATTATACTAATCCAAGGCTAACAAAGCTCTGTTAGCTCTCTTTCGATATAATTGGCCCCAAACGATACCGCCCAAAAGGGAAATCATCATGGTCACCATCGAATTTCTAGGACCCATCGCAAAGGCTCCGCTGAGTCTTGAGGCCGCATCGCTGCGCGACGTCGCCGATGCGCTGAAAAACGACGCGGATGTTTCGGACTGGCTCGAATCATGTGCCGTTGCGGTCAACGACGCCCTCGTCGCAACGCTGGATACGCCGCTTCAGCCGGGAGACAAAGTGTCGCTTCTCCCGCCGGTTTGCGGAGGCTGATGTGCTCGAACTCTACGACGGTCCTCTCAACGTTCCCGAAATCCTGACCCGCTGGTATGCGGAGGAATCGGCAAACAATTACGGCGCCTACATCCCTTTTGTCGGAACGGTGCGCGAAGAAGACGGTATCGAAGGACTCAGTTTCGACGTCTACGAACCGATACTCGCATCGTGGTTCGATGCGTGGAGAGCCAAAGCCGCTCCGATGGGGGCAACCCTCAAAATGGCCCACAGCCGGGGGGACGTGATGGTACACGAATCGTCCTACATCGCCGCCGTGTTTTCCCCTAAACGCCGCGTCGCGCTGGAGACGATCGAAGCGTTCGTCGAAGACTTCAAGGCTTCCGCGCCGATCTGGAAATACGATCTTAAAAACGGCGAACGCCTCTACGCCCGTGACCGATCGACCCCGATTCAGGGTTCGGGCCTTCTGGGGGGAAAATCGTGAGTATGATCTCGTACGAGACGTCGCAGAACATGCTCTCGCTGCTGGGAGTGGGGAGCGTTCGGAGCGAGCGGGTTTTTCTCAGTCATGCGCTGGGCCGCATTCTGGCCGAGGACATTGTAGCGTCTGAGGATTATCCCGCCCATCCGACCTCGGCGATGGACGGTTATGCGATCCGGCATGCCGATCTGGCCGAATTCGACACCCTTGTAATCGAAGGGGACAATCCGGCCGGTAGCGAAAAAATCGGCAGCGTGATCGCCGGGATGTGCATCAAGACGTTTACCGGTTCGTTGATGCCCGAAGGTTCCGATACCCTGATCCCGATCGAAAACGTACGGGTGAGCGAAGGGGAAATCGTGATCGAAAAACCGGTTCCGATCGGGTTTGCCGTTCGTCCGGTAGGGGAAAGTTACCGCTGCGGTGAAACCCTTATCGAACGGGGGACCCGTCTGGGATTTGCCCAGATCGGTGTCCTGGCGGGAATCAACCGTGTGATGGTGAGCGTCGCGCAGCGCCCGAAAGTGGCCGTATTGGCCACCGGAAGCGAAATCCTCGATATCGGGGAAGAGTCGCGTCATGCCGGGCAGATCCGCAGCTCCAACAGTTATACCCTTCAGGCCCTCATCGAGCAGTCCGGGGGAGAATGCGTTCAGCTGGGAATCGTAGGGGATGACAAAAAAGCGATTGAGCAGCGGTTCGAAGAGGCGCTTCGCTCTGCCGATATCGTCGTGACGACGGGGGGAGTGAGCGTCGGGGATTACGATTTCGTCAAGCATATCATCCCTCGGCTGGGAGCCGATGTGATCTTCAAGGGGGTCAACATCAAGCCCGGACAACACGTGCTGGTCGCGCAGCGCGGCGAGAAATTCATCGTCGCACTCCCCGGCTTCGCCTACTCCTCGACGGTGACGTTCATCCTGTACGCCGCTCCGCTGATTGCGCGGATGAGCGGGGTCGAAAACCCGTTCGAGCCGATCGAGGCGACCCTGAAGACCCCGTTTGCGAAGCGTTCGAACAAAAGCGAATTTGCCGCATGCAACCTGACTTTTTCCGATGGGCGCTACTGGGTCGATTTCGAAGGGAAAAAGAGCGGAAGTTCGGCGATTCTGACCAATCTGCTTGGGAATGCGGGACTGATGATCTGCGGTGAAGAGGACAGCGAACTCGAAGCCGGAACGCAGGTCCGCGTTATTAAACTCTAAAGCGCTCACCCGGGTCAATCCGGGCATCAACGCGTTGAGAAAAGGGCGATGCCCTCCTCCTTTATTTGACGATCTTCATTTTAATCTCTTCTTCATTCACCTTGTCTTTGCGATATTTTACCGCTACGACCTTTTCGGTTTCGTTGATGTACCATTCGGCGATATGCTCATGCTCCAGCGCGTTCAGTTTCTCCATGTCGACCTGATCGGCCGGGAGAAAAAGGTGCGAATAGCGGTGCGGATTGGCCATTTTAAAGGTCCACAGCAGCCACAGCGTCGTGACGACGATGAGTGCCGCCGCAAACGTTTCGCGCCCGCCGTACTGCAGCGCGAGCCCCGCGACCGCCCCCCCGATGAACGTCATCAGGTAGGCAAACCCGTTGGCGATCCCCAGTGCGGCCCCTTTTTGGTGGACGCGGGCAAATTTGCTGATCATCGACTGCACCAGCGGTTCCATCATGTTGAAGGCGATGAAAAACGCCACGACGCCCAGAACGAATTCCCACCCTTTGGTCGCGAATCCCATAAGGGTGAACGAAACGATGAACAAGACGATCGAGACCAGAAAGATTTCACGGGGTTTGTTGTGCTTTTCGCCGAAAACCGCCGCAGGTCCCATAGCCACGAGACCCGCCAAGAGTGCCGGGAGATAGACTTTCCACAATTCGGCCTTGTCCCATTCGAATCCGTAGCCCTTCTGGGTCAGGAGAATCGGGATCAGAACGAACGCGACGGTCATCAGCCCTTTTTGCATCCCGTTGATAATGATCATATTGAGGAGATTCTTGTCGCCGAGGATGTCGCGCGTCGTCGTTTTGGAGTGATAGATATGGCGTATGCGCGGCGGTGTGGGAACCTTGGTGAAGAGGATCACCATCGAAACGATCGCGAGGGCCGCCGTGATCCAGAAA contains these protein-coding regions:
- a CDS encoding acetyl-CoA carboxylase biotin carboxylase subunit codes for the protein MAEIKRILVANRGEIALRAIRTIKEMGKEAVAVYSTADKDASYLKLADAAICIGGAPSSQSYLNIPSIIAAAEISGCDAVFPGYGFLSENQHFVEICTHHGIKFIGPTPEVMVMMSDKSKAKEVMIAAGVPVVPGSDGAIKDIAEAKVRAKEVGYPVILKAAAGGGGRGMRVVEDESYIENAFLAAEAEAISAFGDGTIYMEKFIKNPRHIEVQVIADSHGNVLHIGERDCSMQRRHQKLIEESPAVALTPEVRAELHASAVRATKYIKYEGAGTFEYLLDADKNFYFMEMNTRLQVEHCVSEMVSGLDLIEMMIRVAEGEALPSQESVVLSGHSIECRITAEDPVKFLPCPGKITQWIAPGGRNVRIDTHAHAGYIVPPTYDSMIGKLIVHGKDRNDAIERMHRALSEFIITGIKTTIPFHLKMMKNPDFVSNNFDTKYLERYNG
- the dcd gene encoding dCTP deaminase; protein product: MGLKSDGWIREKALKEEMITPFCEDQVGVGVVSYGLSSYGYDIRVSNEFKIFTNLNSTVVDPKHFDDANVVDFTGDVCIVPPNSFALARTVEYFKIPRDVLAICLGKSTYARCGIIVNVTPFEPEFEGHITIEISNTTPLPAKIYANEGIAQVLFLQGDEMCETSYKDKSGKYQGQEGITLPRILK
- a CDS encoding YdcH family protein, producing the protein MLHEYRDIITHMKQNDAANAHFLKIFDRHNELDDQIAKAENGEVPMSDLEIEKLKKEKLLLKDEAYAMIVEYKKAHNL
- a CDS encoding GAF domain-containing protein is translated as MSLEMYKRIADFGKKLSSLEQIENTLPTIAEEAKAIVGAERCSIFIVDYDAKMLWTKLSDGIGRIAIGIDAGIVGETVRAKAAQRVNDPYEHPNFLVKIDEKSGFVTRNILAVPIFSSMQEVIGVIQLLNKYSGDFAETDEGIMTFFANYISGTLELALLMEQKKTL
- a CDS encoding GAF domain-containing protein, with translation MTPAPSYSALAEFGRALLNRPSLQEGLPMISEYAKQAIGAERCSIFVYNPKIQMLWTTLSDGTGKIMVHKDDGIVGHTVKEGKPLLVNDPYEDPRFLPLIDKKTGFVTKNIASIPIFDSNRQIIGVFQLLNKEGGFDREDARFMIFFAHYISGYLELAILFDDEATLLAKGIE
- the asnB gene encoding asparagine synthase (glutamine-hydrolyzing), with amino-acid sequence MCGVFGIIGDYCPQKARAALERIAHRGRDHCGIVEEEGVFLAHRRLSITDLHPRARQPMRRGKVLLSFNGEIYNHARLREKLGGEWETRSDTEVLLRAYETWGIECLEHLEGMFAFALLDGDKLYLARDRFGKKPLFYHRGERGFFFASEIKALKPFLPSLRLNSEALHSYLSFLAPVPPHTFYDGIEKLEAGEWLCYEHGKLTRRRYYSLLDAPSSALTSFEEAIEALDEHLHRSVAMRLPGEVPAAALLSGGLDSAMICAVAASQGTKLPVFTLGYDEYGGYDERSNAAQTARHLGLEHTEVVMSRSDFDAHLDGMLDHMDEPLNDPAALPLYLLMRRIASEGYKVVFSGEGSDELFLGYRQYFEYLDIENAASLHHKNWLKKYFHAHFSMNREWEWYKRVFDDTLLFRTSGEKFTDLQQNMLLRRNVRDNESLRFLSPYRELFERSFHTHPAQWYGYIDLKLFVAEHFLSKLDRVSMAHTIEARTPFLDHALAETAFSVDPSVRIGEGKTKRLLKEAARRYLPDEIIYRKKKGFSNPYMEWLIASGRIGLIVEVNDQTGLFRPEVVEKYIDMARRGRFKQHVWGLYVLSHWLKREML
- the accB gene encoding acetyl-CoA carboxylase biotin carboxyl carrier protein; this translates as MDMKQIKSLLQEFDASTLSKLKITQDSFSIELEKNTGVVAAPVMAAAPAAVAAAPVAAVAPSAPAEAAAPAAAHTGDMIVSPMVGTYYAAPSPDSAPFVKVGDRIKKGQVIAILEAMKIMNELEAEFDCKIVSVLVSDGQAVEYDMPLFAVEKL